One segment of Ascidiaceihabitans donghaensis DNA contains the following:
- a CDS encoding carbohydrate ABC transporter permease: MFPTPIEKRSRAAQLTYQSLLPLALIMWLLPLIAVAMFSIKSSADFAAGNYWGMPGSFELFNNYGKVFFQSDMPRYMVNSLLITIPTVIGAVALSSMTGFALGIYKFRSNLWIFFMFIAGNFVPFQILMVPVRDLTVGIGLYDTKLGLVLFHIAFQTGFCTLFMRNFIRALPFELIEAARVEGIAEWRIFWYIVLPLMKPALAALSVLIFTFIWNDYFWAVVLTQGPDAQPVTAGITSFNSQFVAQYHLMSAGSIVAALPPVAMFFLMQKHFIAGLTLGAVK; this comes from the coding sequence ATGTTTCCGACACCCATCGAAAAGCGATCGCGGGCAGCACAACTGACCTATCAAAGCCTTCTGCCCCTTGCCCTGATCATGTGGCTTCTGCCGTTGATCGCGGTGGCGATGTTCAGCATCAAATCCTCGGCGGATTTCGCGGCTGGCAACTATTGGGGGATGCCCGGATCGTTTGAGCTGTTCAACAACTACGGCAAGGTCTTTTTCCAGTCAGATATGCCACGTTACATGGTCAATTCGCTGCTCATTACCATCCCCACCGTAATCGGGGCGGTGGCGCTGTCTTCAATGACGGGCTTTGCACTGGGCATTTACAAGTTCCGCTCAAACCTGTGGATCTTTTTTATGTTCATCGCAGGCAACTTCGTACCATTTCAAATCCTGATGGTGCCCGTGCGCGACCTGACTGTGGGCATCGGGCTTTATGATACGAAACTGGGCCTTGTGTTGTTCCATATCGCGTTCCAAACGGGGTTCTGCACATTGTTTATGCGCAACTTCATCCGCGCTTTGCCGTTCGAGCTGATCGAGGCCGCGCGCGTTGAAGGCATCGCAGAATGGCGCATCTTCTGGTACATCGTCTTGCCCTTGATGAAGCCCGCGCTGGCGGCCCTGTCGGTGCTGATCTTCACCTTTATCTGGAACGATTATTTTTGGGCGGTGGTGCTGACCCAAGGACCAGACGCACAACCTGTGACGGCTGGCATCACCAGCTTCAATTCACAGTTCGTAGCGCAATACCACTTGATGAGCGCAGGCAGCATCGTCGCCGCCCTGCCCCCTGTCGCCATGTTCTTTTTGATGCAAAAACACTTCATCGCGGGCCTGACATTGGGCGCGGTGAAATAA
- a CDS encoding alpha-glucosidase/alpha-galactosidase: MTKITFIGAGSTIFMKNIVGDALLTPALADSHFALMDIDADRLAESEMVARSMITTVGTGAKVTTHTDRREALAGADFVVTAFQIGGYDPCTITDFEIPKAYGLRQTIADTLGVGGIMRGLRTVPVLWGVAEDMMQLCPDATLLQYVNPMAINTWALAERFPRLKHVGLCHSVQNTVQEMAHDLEIPQADIRYKVAGVNHVAFFTRLEQDMGDHTRDLYPLLRQGYASGALPKPPLLMPRCANKVRYEVMDQLGYFCTESSEHLAEYVPWFIKEGREDLIADFSIPLDEYPTRCIEQVAHWKEQAKALQTDSGTDGGIEVAKSHEFASELMNAIVTNQPYELYGNLPNTGQIPQLPMGAAVETPCMATSNGIQPTVVTDIPPQLVALMRTQINVQELAVRALVDENPEHIYHAAMMDPHTAAELDLRQIRAMMDDLLKAHGDWLPAFARKAKAA, translated from the coding sequence ATGACGAAAATCACCTTTATCGGGGCTGGTTCCACGATTTTCATGAAGAATATCGTGGGCGACGCGCTGCTAACACCTGCGCTGGCAGACAGCCATTTCGCGCTTATGGACATCGATGCTGACCGTTTGGCCGAAAGCGAAATGGTGGCACGGTCCATGATCACAACCGTGGGCACCGGGGCGAAAGTCACCACCCACACTGACCGTCGCGAAGCGCTGGCAGGCGCAGATTTCGTCGTCACGGCCTTTCAAATCGGCGGCTACGATCCCTGCACCATCACCGACTTTGAAATCCCAAAAGCCTACGGGTTGCGCCAGACCATCGCCGACACTTTGGGCGTCGGTGGCATCATGCGCGGCCTGCGCACGGTGCCTGTGCTGTGGGGCGTGGCCGAGGACATGATGCAACTGTGCCCCGATGCTACGCTGCTGCAATATGTGAACCCGATGGCGATCAACACATGGGCGCTGGCCGAACGCTTCCCGCGTTTGAAACACGTCGGCCTGTGTCATTCCGTGCAAAACACAGTGCAGGAAATGGCGCATGATCTGGAAATACCGCAAGCCGACATCCGCTATAAAGTGGCAGGTGTGAACCACGTTGCGTTCTTCACACGGCTGGAACAAGACATGGGCGATCATACCCGCGACCTGTATCCTTTGCTGCGCCAAGGCTATGCGTCGGGTGCGCTGCCCAAACCGCCCCTGCTGATGCCGCGGTGCGCCAATAAGGTGCGCTACGAGGTGATGGATCAGCTGGGCTACTTTTGCACCGAAAGCTCCGAACATCTGGCCGAATATGTGCCTTGGTTCATCAAAGAGGGGCGCGAAGACCTGATCGCCGACTTCTCGATCCCTCTGGACGAATACCCCACGCGCTGTATCGAACAGGTGGCCCACTGGAAGGAACAGGCCAAAGCGTTACAAACCGACAGCGGCACAGACGGCGGCATCGAAGTCGCCAAAAGCCATGAATTCGCGTCAGAACTGATGAACGCCATCGTCACCAACCAACCTTATGAGCTGTATGGCAACCTGCCCAACACAGGGCAAATCCCGCAATTGCCGATGGGGGCCGCGGTGGAAACACCCTGCATGGCCACGTCCAACGGCATACAGCCCACCGTCGTCACAGACATCCCGCCCCAACTGGTGGCGCTGATGCGCACACAGATCAACGTGCAGGAATTGGCGGTGCGCGCGCTGGTAGACGAAAACCCCGAACACATCTACCACGCCGCCATGATGGACCCGCACACTGCTGCCGAATTGGACTTGCGCCAAATCAGGGCGATGATGGATGATCTTTTGAAAGCCCACGGCGATTGGCTGCCCGCCTTCGCACGCAAAGCAAAGGCCGCATAA
- a CDS encoding SDR family NAD(P)-dependent oxidoreductase produces the protein MDKSATFHDLKGASVYVTGGGSGIGAAITEGFLAQGAKVAFIGRSDASKFVAEMEMKHGHAPLFLQGDITDTAHLKKTMQQAEKAHGPITVQVNNAANDDRHALDKVTEDYWDWMQAINLKSYFFACQEAARQMQKAGHGSIINFSSISYIMGGAGYTAYTTANAGITGMSRSLARELGPDKIRVNALAPGWVLTQKQLDKWADPDALAAHLDRQCLKDHLAPQDIVDAVLFLASNTSRMMTGQCMVVDGGVVVTG, from the coding sequence ATGGACAAATCTGCTACGTTTCACGACCTCAAAGGGGCGTCTGTCTATGTGACAGGCGGCGGGTCCGGCATTGGGGCCGCGATCACGGAAGGGTTCTTGGCCCAAGGGGCTAAGGTGGCGTTTATTGGCCGTTCCGATGCGTCCAAATTCGTGGCCGAGATGGAGATGAAGCACGGGCATGCGCCCCTGTTCTTGCAAGGCGACATTACCGACACCGCGCATTTGAAAAAGACGATGCAGCAGGCGGAAAAGGCACATGGGCCTATCACCGTTCAGGTCAACAACGCGGCCAATGATGACCGGCACGCGCTGGACAAGGTGACCGAGGACTATTGGGACTGGATGCAGGCCATCAACCTCAAATCCTACTTCTTTGCCTGCCAGGAAGCCGCGCGGCAGATGCAAAAGGCAGGGCATGGGTCGATCATCAATTTCAGCTCGATCAGTTATATCATGGGGGGCGCGGGCTACACCGCTTACACCACGGCAAACGCCGGGATCACTGGCATGTCGCGCAGTCTGGCCCGTGAACTGGGACCTGACAAAATCCGCGTGAACGCTTTGGCCCCCGGCTGGGTGCTGACGCAAAAGCAGTTGGACAAATGGGCCGACCCCGACGCACTGGCCGCGCATCTGGACCGCCAATGCCTGAAGGATCATCTTGCCCCGCAAGACATCGTGGACGCAGTTCTGTTTCTGGCCTCAAACACCAGCCGTATGATGACAGGTCAGTGTATGGTTGTGGATGGCGGCGTGGTGGTGACAGGGTGA
- a CDS encoding 2-dehydro-3-deoxygalactonokinase → MSRPDWIAADWGTSHLRVWAMQGGTVLDKAQSDAGMAKLGATQFEGALLDLIEPWLGDSALTVIACGMVGARQGWVEAPYGAIPTTPVADGLVQAPAIDPRLNVWVIPGLKQTAPADVMRGEETQIAGFLALNDGWDGVICLPGTHTKWAHVSAGEVVSFQTFMTGEQFALLTENSVLKHSIGTGWDDAAFKDALNDTMSRPERLAAYLFNLRARDLLEGFDADSARARLSGLLLGAELSAARPFWLGQNVAIIGDDTLARAYAMALDAQGVPALVADAARMTLAGLQAAYRTTKDS, encoded by the coding sequence GTGAGCCGACCTGATTGGATAGCTGCCGATTGGGGCACCTCGCACCTGCGCGTTTGGGCCATGCAGGGCGGCACGGTTTTGGACAAAGCACAGTCAGACGCGGGCATGGCAAAGCTGGGCGCGACCCAATTTGAAGGGGCTTTGCTGGACCTGATCGAACCATGGCTGGGCGACAGCGCATTAACAGTCATCGCCTGCGGCATGGTTGGCGCACGGCAAGGCTGGGTAGAGGCCCCCTACGGCGCGATCCCCACAACGCCTGTGGCCGACGGTTTGGTGCAGGCCCCCGCAATTGATCCGCGCCTGAACGTCTGGGTCATTCCGGGGCTAAAGCAAACCGCGCCCGCCGATGTGATGCGCGGTGAAGAAACCCAAATCGCCGGATTTTTGGCTTTGAACGATGGCTGGGATGGCGTGATCTGTTTGCCCGGCACGCACACCAAATGGGCGCATGTCAGTGCAGGTGAAGTCGTGTCTTTCCAGACCTTCATGACGGGCGAACAATTTGCTTTGCTGACAGAAAACTCGGTCTTGAAGCATTCGATCGGAACCGGTTGGGACGACGCTGCCTTTAAGGATGCGCTGAACGATACGATGTCGCGGCCTGAACGGCTGGCAGCGTATCTGTTCAATTTGCGCGCCCGTGATCTGCTTGAGGGCTTTGATGCAGACAGCGCCCGCGCCCGTCTTTCGGGCTTGTTGCTTGGGGCGGAACTGTCGGCGGCACGGCCTTTTTGGTTGGGTCAGAATGTGGCCATCATCGGCGACGACACGCTGGCGCGGGCCTATGCAATGGCGCTAGACGCACAAGGTGTACCGGCCCTTGTTGCGGATGCCGCCCGCATGACATTGGCCGGACTTCAGGCCGCCTACCGCACAACAAAGGACAGCTGA
- a CDS encoding 2-dehydro-3-deoxy-6-phosphogalactonate aldolase yields the protein MTRNLIAILRGITPPDAVAVTQAILDAGITTIEVPMNSPNALQSISEMVQAFGDVTIGAGTVLDCAQVQAVHDAGGTLIVSPNCDTDVIAKTKTLNMQSWPGVFTPTEAFAALKAGADGLKLFPGNMAGPSGLQALRAVLPPSTQVYAVGGAGPDNFGTWMKASADGFGIGSAIYKPGMSAQDVSTQAQAIVAAYDAALT from the coding sequence ATGACCCGCAATCTGATCGCCATTCTGCGTGGGATCACCCCACCAGACGCCGTCGCTGTGACCCAAGCCATCCTGGACGCTGGCATCACCACTATCGAAGTGCCCATGAATTCACCAAACGCTTTGCAAAGCATATCGGAAATGGTCCAAGCATTTGGGGATGTGACCATCGGCGCGGGCACCGTTCTGGACTGTGCGCAGGTGCAAGCCGTCCATGATGCTGGTGGCACCCTGATCGTATCCCCCAATTGCGACACTGACGTCATCGCCAAAACCAAAACGCTGAACATGCAAAGCTGGCCAGGTGTTTTCACACCGACAGAAGCCTTTGCAGCATTGAAAGCCGGTGCAGATGGTCTGAAACTATTCCCCGGCAACATGGCAGGCCCTTCGGGGCTGCAAGCGCTGCGCGCGGTGCTGCCGCCATCCACCCAAGTCTATGCCGTCGGCGGCGCGGGCCCCGACAACTTTGGCACTTGGATGAAGGCCAGCGCGGACGGGTTTGGCATTGGCTCTGCCATCTACAAGCCGGGCATGTCGGCACAAGATGTCAGCACACAGGCCCAAGCCATCGTTGCGGCCTATGACGCTGCTTTGACATGA
- a CDS encoding SMP-30/gluconolactonase/LRE family protein: MSTIFDTRICALGEGPLWHPTRKQLFWFDILGKRLLTQAGEDPQEWQFDEHFSAAGWVDDTTLFMASETGLWRFDITTGALSRITTLEADNPVTRSNDGRADPWGGFWIGTMGKNTERYAGAIYRYFNGELRKLCSGITVSNAICFAPNRSHAYYTDTFNKRVMRQNLDRYGWPEGDASVFLDLREDGLNPDGAVIDAAGNMWLAQWGAARVGVYAPDGSFVKAVDVGGTQASCPAFGGDDLSDLYITSAATGLTGARDGMTFVQTNAGQGLPEPRVLL, encoded by the coding sequence ATGAGCACCATCTTCGACACCCGCATCTGCGCCTTGGGCGAAGGGCCATTGTGGCACCCAACCCGCAAGCAGTTGTTCTGGTTTGATATTTTGGGCAAGAGGCTGCTGACCCAAGCGGGCGAAGACCCTCAAGAGTGGCAGTTTGACGAACATTTCTCGGCTGCAGGCTGGGTAGATGACACCACGCTATTCATGGCATCCGAAACCGGCCTTTGGCGCTTTGACATCACCACCGGAGCGTTAAGCCGCATCACAACCCTTGAGGCCGACAACCCCGTGACACGCTCAAACGACGGGCGCGCAGACCCGTGGGGTGGGTTTTGGATCGGCACCATGGGCAAGAACACCGAACGCTATGCTGGGGCGATCTACCGCTATTTCAACGGCGAGCTGCGCAAGCTTTGCAGCGGCATTACCGTGTCCAACGCCATATGTTTTGCACCCAACCGCAGCCATGCCTACTACACAGACACGTTTAACAAGCGCGTTATGCGGCAAAACCTTGACCGCTATGGCTGGCCCGAAGGCGACGCATCGGTGTTTCTGGATTTGCGAGAAGACGGCTTAAACCCAGACGGGGCTGTCATAGATGCTGCGGGCAATATGTGGCTGGCGCAATGGGGGGCCGCGCGGGTCGGGGTATATGCCCCGGACGGCAGCTTTGTGAAAGCGGTGGATGTGGGCGGCACGCAGGCCTCATGCCCTGCGTTTGGCGGCGATGACCTAAGCGATCTTTACATCACAAGTGCGGCCACAGGGCTGACAGGGGCACGCGATGGCATGACCTTTGTGCAAACAAACGCGGGCCAAGGTCTGCCTGAACCACGGGTGCTGCTATGA
- a CDS encoding beta-galactosidase: MIPELGVCYYPEHWDEAMWAEDAARMVETGITWVRIAEFAWSRLEPVPGHFTFEWLDKAIGILAGHGLKVVMCTPTATPPRWMIDRYPDMLAVDGAGQPRTFGSRRHYCFSHLGYRAESVRIAQALGERYGRDPRIHAWQIDNEYGCHDTVISYSDHAKTAFQGWCAQRYGDIKTLNTAWGNVFWSIEYTDFDQIALPHLTVTQPNPAHELAFRRFSSDQVTAYNRAQAQALRHATDAPLIHNYMGRILEFDHFDVGADLDIASWDSYPIGFLSDRLDASEAHKAKYLQQGDPDMQAFHHDLYRSVGKGRWWVMEQQPGPVNWAPYNPAPLEGMVRLWTWEAIAHGAEVVSYFRWRQAPFAQEQMHAGLLTPQNIPAPGMTEAAQVAREIAQIGAITQKKADAALVFDYASDWSWTTLPQGADFTYFRLVLEAYKAMRRAGLTVDILPVTARSFDGYDVVLAPGLAQIPDSLTQTDSKVVLGPRTGTVTEELRIPTSDTSPLPQFSESLPPDHKRSVQDAGHVVHWQETWDVADSDQTIISDDAGKAVLFESDGQFRLAAWPDETLWDTILGQLIAAKPTGDLRVRTTQDHIFVINYTNEDQSYEGHKIKGCDLAIFKDGSRIL, from the coding sequence ATGATCCCGGAACTTGGCGTGTGCTACTACCCCGAGCACTGGGACGAAGCGATGTGGGCCGAAGACGCCGCCCGCATGGTAGAGACAGGGATCACATGGGTGCGCATCGCGGAATTCGCGTGGTCGCGGCTGGAACCTGTGCCGGGACACTTCACGTTTGAATGGCTGGACAAGGCCATCGGCATCTTGGCAGGGCACGGATTGAAGGTGGTGATGTGCACGCCAACCGCCACGCCGCCGCGTTGGATGATCGATCGCTATCCCGATATGCTGGCCGTCGATGGTGCAGGGCAACCGCGCACATTCGGATCACGGCGGCACTATTGCTTTTCGCATTTGGGATACCGCGCCGAAAGCGTGCGCATCGCGCAAGCGCTAGGGGAACGATACGGGCGTGATCCGCGCATTCACGCGTGGCAGATCGACAACGAATACGGCTGCCACGATACGGTGATCAGCTATTCCGACCATGCAAAAACCGCCTTCCAAGGGTGGTGCGCCCAGCGGTACGGCGACATCAAAACACTCAACACGGCATGGGGGAACGTGTTTTGGTCGATCGAATACACGGATTTCGACCAGATCGCCCTGCCACATCTGACCGTGACACAACCCAACCCTGCGCATGAGCTGGCATTCCGGCGGTTTTCATCAGATCAGGTCACGGCCTACAACCGCGCCCAAGCACAGGCTTTGCGGCACGCCACCGACGCACCGCTGATCCACAACTACATGGGGCGCATCCTTGAATTTGATCATTTCGATGTGGGGGCCGACCTCGATATCGCGTCATGGGACAGCTACCCGATCGGGTTTCTATCGGACAGATTGGACGCCTCGGAGGCACACAAAGCCAAATACCTGCAACAGGGCGACCCCGACATGCAGGCCTTTCACCACGATCTTTACCGCAGTGTCGGCAAAGGGCGCTGGTGGGTGATGGAACAACAGCCCGGTCCGGTGAACTGGGCGCCCTACAACCCCGCGCCGCTTGAAGGCATGGTGCGGCTGTGGACGTGGGAAGCGATTGCACATGGCGCCGAAGTGGTCAGCTATTTCAGATGGCGCCAAGCCCCGTTTGCGCAAGAACAGATGCACGCAGGGTTGCTGACCCCGCAAAACATACCTGCACCCGGCATGACAGAAGCCGCGCAGGTGGCCCGCGAAATCGCACAAATTGGCGCGATCACGCAAAAGAAAGCCGATGCGGCGCTGGTCTTTGACTACGCCTCGGACTGGTCCTGGACAACGCTTCCGCAAGGTGCGGATTTCACCTATTTCAGGTTGGTGCTTGAGGCGTATAAAGCGATGCGTCGTGCGGGGCTAACAGTCGACATCTTGCCCGTAACAGCCAGATCTTTCGACGGATATGATGTGGTTCTGGCGCCGGGATTGGCACAAATCCCCGACAGCCTGACGCAAACCGACAGCAAGGTGGTATTGGGCCCCCGCACAGGCACCGTCACGGAAGAATTGCGCATACCCACCAGCGACACATCACCCCTGCCACAGTTCTCCGAAAGCCTGCCACCAGATCATAAACGCAGTGTGCAGGACGCAGGGCATGTGGTGCACTGGCAAGAAACATGGGATGTAGCGGACAGCGATCAAACCATCATTTCAGATGATGCAGGCAAAGCCGTCCTGTTTGAAAGCGACGGGCAATTCAGACTGGCGGCGTGGCCAGACGAAACGCTTTGGGACACTATTTTGGGGCAGCTCATAGCCGCAAAACCCACAGGCGATTTGCGGGTGCGCACCACACAAGACCACATATTTGTGATCAATTACACAAACGAAGACCAAAGCTACGAGGGCCACAAAATCAAAGGATGCGACCTTGCGATTTTCAAAGACGGCAGCCGAATTCTTTAG
- a CDS encoding SDR family oxidoreductase — protein sequence MLSTFDLSGKTALVTGAKRGIGRGIAEALASAGADIVGVSASLELSGSDVEKSVTSMGRSFKAYQCDFSDRSAVRGFAAQIEADGIEPDILINNAGTILRKPAADHDDALWDEVIEVNLNAQFVLSREIGRGMLARGSGKIIFTASLLTFQGGITVPGYAASKGGIGQLTKALANEWAGQGVNVNAIAPGYIATDNTQALQDDPVRSKSILERIPAGRWGTPADFGGAAVFLASEAASYVHGTVLTVDGGWMGR from the coding sequence ATTTTGTCTACATTCGACCTGTCTGGAAAAACGGCTCTTGTTACGGGGGCAAAGCGCGGTATCGGGCGTGGCATCGCAGAGGCTTTGGCCTCGGCCGGTGCTGACATCGTTGGCGTTTCCGCATCGCTGGAATTGTCAGGCAGCGATGTTGAAAAATCCGTTACCTCTATGGGGCGGTCTTTCAAAGCCTACCAATGCGACTTTTCGGACCGCAGCGCGGTGCGTGGCTTTGCTGCCCAAATCGAAGCCGATGGCATAGAGCCGGACATCCTGATCAACAATGCCGGCACGATTCTGCGCAAACCTGCCGCAGACCATGATGACGCGCTTTGGGACGAAGTGATCGAGGTGAACCTGAACGCCCAGTTTGTGCTGTCACGCGAAATTGGCCGTGGCATGCTGGCGCGAGGCTCCGGCAAGATCATTTTCACAGCCTCGTTGTTGACGTTTCAAGGTGGGATCACCGTGCCGGGGTATGCCGCATCCAAAGGTGGTATCGGGCAGTTGACCAAGGCACTTGCCAATGAATGGGCGGGGCAGGGCGTGAACGTCAATGCCATCGCCCCGGGTTACATCGCCACCGACAATACCCAAGCGCTGCAAGATGATCCTGTGCGTTCAAAATCTATTCTGGAACGTATTCCAGCGGGCCGTTGGGGCACGCCTGCTGATTTTGGTGGGGCCGCGGTGTTTTTGGCATCAGAGGCCGCATCTTATGTGCATGGCACAGTTTTGACCGTCGATGGCGGCTGGATGGGCCGTTAG
- a CDS encoding zinc-dependent alcohol dehydrogenase, with product MSQPMIAAAQYRGDKTFTLENVPLPAPKPGEVPVRIAFCGICGTDMHVYHGNMDARVGFTRVLGHEMSGVVDADGEGFTKGQKVVVRPLDHCGDCPACRAGHQHICHSLKFLGLDTDGAMQEVWNVPAHTLHILPDDIRMDHAALIEPVAVACHDVRLSNLQAGEDVLVIGGGPIGVLVAMVARDAGGKVVISEVNAHRLAILQKLGFDTVNPAETDLQADIMTRTGDKGADVVFEVSGTQPGVDAMTACAATRARIVMVAIHAAKPAVDMFQFFWRELQLIGVRVYEPVDYEKAITMITSGGVDADTVITDVAPLADIQQAFENLDASPTAMKSLIKVGA from the coding sequence ATGAGCCAACCAATGATCGCAGCCGCACAATACCGTGGCGACAAAACATTTACATTGGAAAACGTGCCCTTGCCCGCGCCAAAGCCCGGCGAAGTGCCGGTGCGGATCGCGTTTTGCGGGATCTGCGGCACCGACATGCATGTCTATCACGGGAATATGGATGCACGTGTCGGGTTCACGCGCGTTTTGGGACATGAAATGTCGGGTGTCGTTGATGCCGACGGTGAAGGGTTTACCAAAGGACAAAAAGTCGTTGTGCGTCCTTTGGATCATTGTGGCGACTGCCCCGCCTGTCGCGCAGGACATCAGCATATTTGCCATTCTTTGAAGTTTTTGGGCCTTGATACAGACGGTGCCATGCAAGAAGTCTGGAATGTCCCTGCGCACACGTTGCATATTTTGCCCGACGATATTCGTATGGATCATGCCGCCTTGATCGAACCTGTGGCCGTTGCGTGCCATGACGTGCGCTTGTCCAACTTGCAGGCTGGAGAAGACGTTTTGGTGATTGGCGGCGGTCCCATCGGCGTTCTGGTGGCCATGGTCGCCCGTGACGCAGGCGGGAAGGTTGTGATTTCCGAAGTCAATGCGCACCGCTTGGCCATTTTGCAGAAACTGGGTTTTGACACGGTCAATCCGGCTGAAACGGATCTGCAGGCGGACATCATGACCCGCACCGGCGATAAAGGCGCGGATGTGGTGTTTGAAGTGTCCGGAACCCAACCCGGTGTCGATGCGATGACGGCCTGTGCTGCGACACGCGCCCGGATTGTGATGGTGGCCATTCATGCCGCCAAACCCGCCGTGGACATGTTCCAGTTTTTCTGGCGCGAATTGCAGCTGATCGGGGTGCGCGTGTATGAACCCGTGGACTATGAAAAGGCCATCACCATGATCACGTCGGGCGGCGTGGATGCGGATACAGTCATCACCGATGTGGCGCCTTTGGCGGACATCCAGCAGGCGTTCGAAAATCTTGATGCCAGCCCCACAGCCATGAAAAGCCTGATCAAGGTAGGAGCATAA